One region of Rhodocaloribacter litoris genomic DNA includes:
- a CDS encoding (Fe-S)-binding protein, whose translation MRVGLFIPCYLDQLYPEVAVATLAVLEGQGLAVDYPLDQTCCGQPMANAGCADAAEGVHRHFRRTFDGFDTVVAPSGSCVLHVRRHVLGTAATPRVFELCEFLVDVLKTPSLNVRFPYRVGVHAACHGLRGLRLGAGTERRVPPFDKVAALLDRIDGLERVSLDRPDECCGFGGTFAVGEEAVSVRMGRDRLQDHLDHGVEVITSTDMSCLMHLDGLIRRERRLGRLTRPLQVMHVAEILAGVSPAEAARRRGARLNGGEVTA comes from the coding sequence ATGAGGGTCGGCCTCTTCATACCGTGCTATCTCGACCAGCTGTACCCGGAGGTGGCCGTGGCCACGCTGGCCGTGCTGGAGGGCCAGGGCCTGGCGGTGGACTACCCGCTCGACCAGACGTGCTGCGGCCAGCCGATGGCCAACGCAGGCTGTGCGGACGCCGCCGAAGGCGTGCACCGGCACTTCCGCCGGACCTTCGACGGCTTCGACACCGTGGTGGCGCCCTCGGGAAGCTGTGTGCTCCACGTGCGCCGGCACGTGCTGGGGACCGCCGCCACGCCCCGGGTCTTTGAACTGTGCGAGTTCCTCGTCGACGTGCTGAAGACGCCCTCCCTGAACGTGCGCTTTCCGTACCGCGTCGGCGTCCATGCGGCCTGCCACGGCCTGCGCGGCCTGCGTCTGGGAGCCGGCACCGAGCGCCGCGTGCCGCCCTTCGACAAGGTGGCCGCCCTCCTCGACCGGATCGACGGCCTCGAACGCGTCTCCCTGGACCGCCCGGACGAATGCTGCGGGTTCGGGGGGACGTTCGCCGTCGGGGAGGAAGCCGTCTCGGTGCGTATGGGCCGCGACCGGCTGCAGGACCATCTGGACCACGGGGTCGAGGTCATCACGAGCACCGACATGTCCTGCCTGATGCACCTCGACGGGCTCATCCGGCGCGAGCGGCGGCTGGGCCGCCTCACACGACCCCTGCAGGTGATGCACGTGGCCGAGATCCTGGCCGGCGTCTCGCCCGCGGAGGCCGCCCGCCGCCGGGGCGCCCGCCTGAACGGAGGGGAGGTGACGGCATGA
- the pcaD gene encoding 3-oxoadipate enol-lactonase — protein sequence MSDRRALSVNDLTVNVLLEGEGSGVPLVLVHALGTDLRLWDAVVARLRTWDPHRPLLRYDLRGHGLSDAPAPPYTLAMLTDDLIGLVQTLGLACIDLTGISVGGLIAMNLAAKYPGRVRRLVLCDTLPRIGTAAAWETRTEALRDRGMAALAQTILDRWFAPSFPHREPATYRLYVNMLHRTPLDGYLGTCAALRDGDVSDRLDRITAPALVLCGTEDLATPLQDCRTLAEALPEARFEAVPGAAHLPPVEQPDALSDALIRFLSNA from the coding sequence ATGTCCGACCGTCGCGCCCTGTCCGTGAACGACCTTACCGTCAACGTCCTCCTTGAAGGCGAGGGCAGCGGTGTGCCGCTGGTGCTGGTGCATGCCCTGGGCACAGACCTGCGCCTCTGGGATGCCGTCGTTGCCCGGCTGCGGACCTGGGACCCGCACCGGCCCCTGCTGCGCTACGATCTACGGGGGCATGGACTCTCCGACGCCCCCGCACCGCCCTACACCCTGGCCATGCTTACGGACGACCTGATCGGTCTGGTCCAGACCCTGGGCCTCGCATGCATCGACCTGACCGGCATCTCGGTGGGGGGTCTCATCGCCATGAACCTGGCGGCGAAGTATCCCGGCCGGGTGCGGCGCCTCGTGCTGTGCGACACCCTGCCGCGTATTGGCACCGCGGCCGCCTGGGAAACCCGTACCGAAGCCCTTCGCGACCGCGGTATGGCCGCCCTGGCCCAAACCATCCTCGACCGTTGGTTTGCCCCGTCCTTCCCGCACCGGGAGCCGGCTACTTACCGGCTCTACGTGAACATGTTGCATCGCACCCCGCTCGACGGCTACCTGGGCACCTGCGCCGCCCTGCGTGACGGAGACGTCTCGGACCGGCTCGACCGGATCACGGCCCCCGCCCTCGTACTCTGTGGCACGGAAGACCTCGCCACCCCCCTGCAAGATTGCCGCACCCTGGCTGAAGCGTTGCCCGAAGCCCGTTTCGAAGCGGTGCCCGGCGCCGCGCACCTCCCGCCGGTCGAACAACCGGACGCCCTCTCCGATGCCCTCATCCGTTTTTTGTCCAACGCATAA
- a CDS encoding fumarylacetoacetate hydrolase family protein gives MKFVTFEHETGRLRAGWLQDDGVIDMQRAHSDLPADLLAFIDLGPEALDFALSLDVEPHCRLSEVRLHAPLPRPRSIRDFVAFEEHMLNCSRTFGYPVAPAWYEMPIFYFTNHHAILGPEDPVRRPAGETHLDFELEVACVIGRPGADIPVEEASGYIFGYMIFNDWTARSIQRREMTVMLGPHKGKDFANAFGPFLVTRDELTPRETGDGRLDLGMTARINGKTVCENNFRTIYHPFAHMIARASANGVTLRPGDVLGSGTVGHGSLVEDDFRRHRPLQPGDVVELEVEGLGILRNPVA, from the coding sequence ATGAAATTCGTCACTTTCGAACACGAAACCGGCCGTCTCCGGGCCGGCTGGCTCCAGGACGACGGCGTTATCGACATGCAGCGCGCCCATTCCGACCTGCCGGCCGATCTTCTGGCTTTCATCGATCTGGGTCCGGAAGCGCTCGACTTCGCCCTGAGCCTGGACGTCGAACCCCACTGTCGACTGTCCGAGGTGCGCCTGCATGCCCCGTTGCCCCGCCCCCGCAGCATCCGGGACTTCGTCGCTTTCGAAGAGCACATGCTCAACTGTTCCCGCACGTTCGGCTATCCCGTCGCCCCGGCCTGGTACGAAATGCCCATCTTTTACTTCACCAACCACCATGCCATCCTCGGCCCGGAGGATCCGGTTCGTCGTCCCGCCGGAGAGACGCACCTCGACTTCGAACTCGAGGTGGCCTGTGTCATTGGCAGGCCGGGCGCCGACATTCCAGTCGAGGAGGCCTCCGGCTACATCTTCGGCTACATGATCTTCAACGACTGGACGGCCCGCTCCATCCAGCGCCGCGAAATGACGGTCATGCTCGGCCCCCACAAGGGCAAAGACTTCGCCAATGCATTTGGACCCTTTCTCGTCACCCGGGACGAGCTGACCCCGCGTGAAACCGGCGACGGCCGGCTTGACCTGGGCATGACGGCCCGCATCAACGGAAAGACCGTCTGCGAGAACAACTTCCGCACCATCTATCACCCTTTCGCCCACATGATCGCACGGGCTTCCGCGAACGGCGTAACGCTCCGGCCCGGAGACGTGCTCGGCAGCGGGACGGTTGGACACGGCAGCCTCGTCGAGGACGACTTCCGCAGACATCGCCCGCTCCAGCCGGGTGACGTCGTCGAGTTGGAGGTCGAAGGGCTGGGCATCCTGCGCAACCCGGTCGCCTAG
- a CDS encoding bifunctional rhamnulose-1-phosphate aldolase/short-chain dehydrogenase, whose protein sequence is MTTLESLYLVEDRWDDAVADRLDPVERLVYRSNLLGSDWRITNTGGGNTSSKLVERDPITGEPVDVLWVKGSGGDLRTARREHFASLYLAQLLALQERYQAFDERGPKTPAEDAMVALYPHTTFNLNRRAPSIDTPLHAFIPYRHVDHMHPVAVIAIATAADGPALTKQIYGDEVVWLDWQRPGFELGLALQRVCEAHPEAKGVILGGHGLINWADDDRDCYRLTLRLINQAARFLAEHDRGQETFGGAKYPALPEAERREVLVRLLPWLRGRLSRKKRVLATVESSPAVLDFVNAVRAPELAELGTSCPDHFLRTKIKPLYVDWDPGREDIERLKDRLEEGLAQYAKDYAAYYEACKRPDSPPMRGDEPTVILIPGVGMIGWGKSKSESRVTAEFYRCAIEVMRGAEAVSRYTALPRQEAFDIEYWALEEAKLRRMPPEKELARQVALVVGAGSGIGVAVANRLVDEGAVVSAADLDAGAAETTVAAIEQRLGRGIGVAGTGIAAAGDAIALPVDMTDRASVRRALEDTILAYGGIDHVVISAGLYVSPDVDGEIPDARWDDTFRVNVKGPYLVASEMKRIWQEQDLPGSLVVLTSVNAVVAKEGSMAYDTSKAAANHLVRELAVALAPRVRVNALAPATVVEGSKMFPRERVIASLTKYGLPYDEAEDTETLRARLSAFYAERTLTKQTITPDDQAEAVFLLVSRRLAKTTGQILHVDGGIRDAFLR, encoded by the coding sequence ATGACCACCCTCGAATCGCTTTATCTCGTCGAAGACCGCTGGGACGACGCCGTGGCCGACCGCCTCGACCCCGTCGAGCGGCTCGTGTACCGCTCCAACCTGCTCGGCAGCGACTGGCGCATCACCAACACCGGCGGGGGCAACACCTCGTCGAAGCTCGTCGAGCGCGACCCCATCACGGGCGAGCCCGTCGACGTGCTCTGGGTCAAGGGCTCCGGGGGGGACCTGCGCACGGCCCGGCGCGAGCACTTCGCCTCGCTCTACCTAGCGCAACTGCTCGCCTTGCAGGAGCGATACCAGGCCTTCGACGAGCGCGGCCCCAAGACGCCGGCCGAGGACGCCATGGTCGCCCTCTACCCGCACACCACGTTCAACCTGAACCGCCGCGCCCCCAGCATCGACACCCCGCTGCACGCCTTCATCCCGTACCGCCACGTCGACCACATGCACCCGGTCGCCGTCATCGCCATCGCCACGGCCGCCGACGGCCCGGCGCTGACGAAGCAGATCTACGGCGATGAGGTCGTCTGGCTGGACTGGCAGCGGCCCGGCTTCGAACTGGGGCTGGCCCTGCAGCGCGTCTGCGAGGCGCATCCCGAGGCGAAGGGCGTCATCCTCGGCGGCCACGGCCTCATCAACTGGGCGGACGACGACCGCGACTGCTACCGGCTCACGCTCCGCCTCATCAACCAGGCCGCCCGCTTCCTCGCCGAGCACGACCGCGGCCAGGAGACCTTCGGCGGGGCCAAGTACCCGGCCCTGCCCGAAGCGGAACGGCGCGAGGTGCTCGTGCGCCTCCTCCCCTGGCTCCGGGGACGCCTCAGCCGCAAGAAACGGGTGCTGGCGACGGTCGAGTCCTCCCCGGCCGTCCTCGACTTCGTCAACGCCGTCCGGGCGCCCGAACTGGCCGAGCTGGGCACCTCCTGCCCCGACCACTTCCTCCGCACCAAGATCAAGCCGCTCTATGTGGACTGGGACCCCGGGCGGGAGGACATCGAACGGCTCAAGGATCGGCTGGAGGAAGGGCTGGCGCAGTATGCGAAGGACTATGCCGCCTACTACGAGGCCTGCAAGCGCCCGGACTCCCCGCCCATGCGTGGGGATGAGCCGACCGTCATCCTGATCCCCGGGGTGGGTATGATCGGCTGGGGCAAGTCGAAGAGCGAGAGCCGGGTGACGGCCGAATTCTACCGCTGCGCCATCGAGGTGATGCGCGGGGCAGAGGCCGTCAGCCGCTACACGGCGCTGCCGCGGCAGGAGGCCTTCGACATCGAGTACTGGGCGCTGGAGGAGGCGAAGCTGCGGCGGATGCCGCCCGAGAAAGAGCTGGCGCGGCAGGTGGCCCTGGTCGTCGGGGCGGGCAGCGGCATTGGCGTGGCCGTGGCCAACCGCCTCGTCGACGAAGGCGCCGTCGTCTCGGCCGCCGACCTGGATGCCGGCGCCGCCGAAACGACGGTGGCGGCCATCGAGCAGCGCCTCGGCCGGGGCATCGGCGTGGCCGGTACCGGCATCGCGGCCGCCGGCGACGCCATCGCCCTGCCGGTGGACATGACGGACCGCGCCTCGGTCCGCCGGGCCCTCGAGGACACCATCCTGGCCTACGGCGGCATCGACCACGTCGTCATCTCGGCCGGCCTCTACGTCAGCCCCGACGTCGACGGCGAGATCCCCGACGCCCGGTGGGACGACACCTTCCGTGTCAACGTGAAAGGCCCGTACCTGGTCGCCAGTGAGATGAAGCGCATCTGGCAGGAGCAGGACCTGCCGGGCAGCCTGGTCGTGCTGACGAGTGTCAACGCCGTCGTGGCGAAGGAAGGCAGCATGGCCTACGACACGAGCAAGGCGGCGGCCAACCACCTGGTGCGCGAACTGGCGGTGGCCCTGGCCCCGCGCGTGCGCGTCAACGCCCTGGCACCGGCCACGGTCGTCGAAGGCAGCAAGATGTTCCCGCGTGAGCGGGTCATCGCCTCGCTGACGAAGTACGGCCTGCCGTACGACGAGGCCGAGGACACCGAGACGCTGCGCGCCCGCCTCTCCGCCTTCTACGCCGAGCGCACCCTCACCAAGCAGACCATCACGCCGGACGACCAGGCCGAGGCCGTGTTCCTGCTCGTGAGCCGCCGCCTGGCCAAGACCACCGGCCAGATCCTGCACGTCGACGGCGGCATCCGGGATGCCTTCCTCCGATGA
- a CDS encoding FAD-dependent monooxygenase — translation MAATAHILIVGGGIGGLSLGTALRQAGFDAEIVEIHDEFDVYGVGIIQMVNALRALDAIGLADETMRRGFPYGKVKLCLADGTPIGETGTPPIGRFPSHNGISRRILHDVLHEKAVASAVRIRMGLSVAALEQDATGVDVTFTDGSTGRYALVVGADGMNSHVRELVFGDFPPRPVGSAVWRYPFERLPDLDTGYMFFGRNAKIGLIPMTRDTMYMFVVTPDAGHRLAREELVPRLRAYMQAFPNPFIQRLIDRVDDPDEVIYRPLWTLLVPPPWYRGRVVLIGDAAHTTVPQLGNGAALAIEDAVVLAEELHASGLDDPEVLTRALDRFMARRFDRCRMVIEEGATIARWEQLEWEGKPLPEGADMGRKLGMVFTRLTEPI, via the coding sequence ATGGCAGCGACAGCACACATACTCATCGTCGGCGGCGGTATTGGCGGGCTCTCGCTAGGCACGGCGCTTCGCCAGGCGGGCTTCGATGCGGAGATCGTCGAGATCCACGACGAGTTCGACGTCTACGGGGTCGGCATTATCCAGATGGTCAACGCGCTCCGTGCCCTCGACGCCATCGGCCTGGCCGACGAGACCATGCGCCGCGGCTTTCCCTACGGGAAAGTCAAGCTGTGCCTGGCCGATGGCACCCCGATCGGCGAGACGGGCACCCCACCGATCGGCCGCTTTCCCAGCCACAACGGCATCTCGCGACGGATCCTGCACGACGTCCTGCACGAGAAGGCGGTTGCCTCCGCTGTCCGGATCCGGATGGGCCTGAGCGTGGCGGCCCTCGAGCAGGATGCAACCGGCGTCGACGTCACCTTTACGGACGGCAGCACAGGGCGCTACGCCCTCGTCGTCGGTGCCGACGGGATGAACTCCCATGTGCGCGAACTGGTCTTCGGAGACTTCCCCCCCCGGCCGGTCGGCTCGGCGGTCTGGCGCTATCCTTTCGAGCGCCTGCCCGATCTCGACACCGGCTACATGTTCTTCGGGCGGAACGCCAAGATAGGCCTCATCCCGATGACACGAGACACGATGTACATGTTCGTCGTGACCCCCGACGCCGGACACCGACTGGCCCGGGAAGAGCTCGTGCCCCGGCTTCGTGCCTACATGCAAGCGTTTCCCAACCCGTTCATACAGCGCCTCATCGACCGGGTCGACGATCCGGACGAGGTGATCTACCGGCCGTTGTGGACCCTGCTCGTTCCACCGCCCTGGTACCGCGGGCGCGTCGTGCTCATTGGCGACGCGGCCCACACGACGGTGCCACAACTGGGCAATGGCGCCGCGCTGGCCATCGAAGATGCCGTCGTCCTGGCCGAAGAGCTGCACGCCTCCGGCCTGGACGACCCGGAGGTCCTCACGCGGGCCCTGGATCGCTTCATGGCACGCCGGTTCGACCGGTGCCGGATGGTCATAGAGGAGGGGGCGACGATTGCCCGGTGGGAGCAGCTCGAGTGGGAAGGGAAGCCCCTGCCCGAAGGGGCCGACATGGGCCGGAAGCTGGGCATGGTCTTCACCCGGCTCACCGAACCGATCTAG
- the pobA gene encoding 4-hydroxybenzoate 3-monooxygenase: protein MALTRTQVGIIGSGPAGLLLSHLLHREGIESVILERRSRSYVEGRIRAGVLEQGTADLLREVGVAERMEREGLPHAGINLAFSERLERIDMAAHTGGKTVLIYGQTKVTRDLIRARLDAGAPLLFETPVVGIEGYLDAKPRLIYEQNGQRHELRCDFVAGCDGYHGIARRSVDPARLHTFEKTYPFGWLGLLADVPPAAEELIYVNHARGFALCSMRSPTRSRYYIQCDADDDVARWTDEAFWDELRRRLPPRVAEAVVTGPRLEMSIAPLRSFVAEPMRFGRLFLAGDAAHIVPPTGAKGLNLAASDVHYLARALAAHYREGRTDLLDRYSETALRRVWKAIRFSWWFTSVLHKFTDDPIDHRLQIAELDYITGSNAGRTMVAENYVGLPLEPFD, encoded by the coding sequence ATGGCCCTCACACGCACACAGGTTGGCATCATCGGTTCGGGCCCCGCCGGGCTCCTGCTCTCCCACCTGCTTCACCGGGAGGGCATCGAGTCGGTCATTCTGGAGCGGCGCAGCCGCTCCTATGTGGAGGGACGCATCCGGGCCGGCGTGCTGGAACAGGGCACAGCCGACCTCCTCCGGGAGGTCGGGGTCGCCGAACGCATGGAGCGGGAGGGCCTCCCGCACGCGGGCATCAACCTGGCTTTCTCCGAGCGGCTGGAACGCATCGACATGGCAGCCCATACCGGCGGCAAGACGGTCCTGATCTACGGACAGACGAAGGTAACCCGGGACCTTATCCGGGCCCGCCTCGACGCCGGCGCTCCCCTTCTCTTCGAGACACCCGTCGTGGGCATCGAGGGCTACCTCGACGCCAAACCCCGTCTCATCTACGAGCAGAACGGCCAACGGCACGAGCTCCGATGCGACTTCGTCGCCGGTTGCGACGGATATCATGGCATTGCTCGCCGGAGCGTCGACCCGGCCCGGCTGCACACCTTCGAAAAAACCTATCCGTTCGGCTGGCTTGGCCTGCTCGCCGACGTGCCACCGGCCGCCGAGGAACTGATCTACGTTAACCATGCGCGCGGCTTTGCGCTGTGCAGCATGCGCTCACCCACACGCAGCCGGTACTACATCCAGTGTGACGCCGACGACGACGTGGCCCGCTGGACCGACGAGGCCTTCTGGGACGAGCTGAGGCGCCGCCTTCCGCCCCGGGTGGCCGAGGCCGTCGTGACCGGGCCGCGCCTCGAGATGAGCATCGCCCCGCTGCGCAGCTTCGTGGCCGAGCCGATGCGCTTCGGCCGCCTCTTCTTGGCCGGCGACGCCGCCCACATCGTTCCCCCGACCGGCGCGAAAGGCCTCAACCTGGCTGCCTCCGATGTCCACTACCTGGCCCGTGCGCTGGCCGCCCATTACCGGGAGGGCCGTACCGACCTGCTCGATCGCTACTCCGAGACGGCCCTCCGGCGGGTCTGGAAGGCGATCCGGTTCTCCTGGTGGTTCACCTCGGTGCTGCACAAATTCACCGACGACCCCATCGACCACCGCCTCCAGATCGCCGAGCTCGACTACATCACCGGCTCCAACGCCGGCCGCACCATGGTGGCAGAGAACTACGTCGGCCTCCCCCTCGAACCCTTCGACTGA
- a CDS encoding alpha/beta hydrolase family protein, with product MTRNPEQAGPTKMWQYFPGHYMFSYQLVRILAQAHYGGGEFNECLEAAARIEPGNRESFHEAWTWQGRQVLARAEKALAEGRRTTARAHFLRASNYLRTAEFFLQPGDDRKLPTYLQAVEAFHRSLPYWRIPPDVVKVPYEGSHMPGYFFKAKATLTEPGPLVIMFGGLDSCAEELWFGPALLLNERGVSVLVLDGPGQGGALRLNGLHTRHDYEVPATTAFDWAIANLPVDPGRIGIMAVSMGGYMAARAAAFESRFRACAIWGAVWNYSDTWDNRSDDHPLAPILMHILGVDDMKSAREKLQLFTLDGVAEQIRIPTFISHGEDDRQNVVAHAYRLYEALTCEKHLHIVPKEETGSAHCHVDNFTKAYPMLDWLARELGSEEV from the coding sequence ATGACCAGGAACCCCGAACAGGCTGGCCCCACCAAAATGTGGCAGTATTTCCCGGGGCACTACATGTTCTCCTATCAGCTGGTGCGGATCCTGGCCCAAGCCCACTACGGCGGCGGCGAGTTCAACGAATGCCTGGAAGCCGCCGCCCGGATCGAACCGGGCAACCGGGAGTCGTTCCATGAAGCCTGGACCTGGCAGGGCAGGCAAGTCCTGGCTCGTGCCGAAAAAGCCCTGGCCGAAGGACGCCGAACCACCGCCAGGGCACACTTCCTCCGGGCATCGAACTACCTGCGCACCGCCGAATTCTTCCTCCAGCCCGGCGATGACCGCAAGCTGCCGACCTACCTTCAGGCCGTCGAAGCCTTCCACAGAAGTCTCCCCTACTGGCGCATCCCTCCGGACGTGGTGAAGGTGCCCTACGAGGGGTCTCACATGCCCGGCTATTTTTTCAAAGCGAAGGCCACGTTGACCGAACCTGGCCCGCTCGTCATCATGTTCGGCGGCCTGGACAGTTGTGCCGAAGAACTCTGGTTCGGCCCGGCCCTGCTGCTGAACGAGCGAGGCGTCTCCGTGCTGGTGCTCGACGGCCCCGGACAGGGCGGTGCGCTCCGCCTGAACGGCCTTCACACCCGGCACGACTACGAGGTCCCCGCCACGACCGCCTTCGACTGGGCCATTGCGAATCTGCCCGTCGACCCCGGTCGTATCGGAATCATGGCCGTCTCGATGGGTGGCTACATGGCGGCACGGGCCGCTGCGTTCGAGTCGCGCTTCCGGGCCTGTGCCATCTGGGGCGCCGTCTGGAACTACTCCGACACATGGGACAATCGCTCCGACGACCACCCGCTGGCACCGATCCTGATGCACATCCTCGGCGTCGATGACATGAAGTCCGCCCGCGAAAAACTCCAGCTCTTCACCCTCGACGGGGTCGCCGAGCAAATCAGGATACCGACCTTCATCTCGCACGGTGAGGACGACCGCCAGAACGTCGTCGCGCATGCTTACCGGCTCTACGAAGCCCTCACCTGTGAAAAACATCTTCACATCGTACCGAAAGAGGAAACCGGCTCGGCGCATTGCCACGTCGATAACTTCACGAAGGCCTACCCGATGCTCGACTGGCTGGCCCGCGAGCTCGGAAGTGAGGAGGTCTGA
- a CDS encoding lactate utilization protein B, with amino-acid sequence MNRLLHTLPVIDHPAAAARFLHDADRATWHDASLWQVRRKRDRAAAMVEEWEELRALASAIKEHTLSHLDTYLEAFERHATANGIQVHWAADAAEHNRIVLDLLRRHGARRVVKSKSMLTEECGLNPFLEAHGIEVVDTDLGERIVQLANDAPSHIVMPAIHYRQEEIGALFHAKMGTEAGADEPAYLAAAARRDLRRRFLEADAAITGVNFAVAETGGFVVCTNEGNADLGAHLAPLHIACMGLEKVIPRLDDLGVFLRLLARSATGQPITVYTSHFHRPPPGRALHVVLVDNGRSAQLARPAYRASLKCIRCGACMNTCPVYRRSGGHSYGAPVPGPIGSILMPGADPVRYASLPFASTLCGSCSDVCPVQIDIHDQLYAWRQDVTRAGGVSRAKRWFMQMAGWLLAHPRRYRVAGAALRRLLRHLPRRLLYARPNTWGRARELPPVPPQTFRDWYRTHRPAPEHPADMP; translated from the coding sequence ATGAACCGGCTGCTGCACACCCTGCCCGTGATCGACCACCCCGCCGCCGCGGCCCGTTTCCTCCACGACGCCGACCGCGCCACCTGGCACGACGCCTCCCTCTGGCAGGTCCGCCGGAAACGCGACCGGGCGGCGGCCATGGTCGAAGAATGGGAGGAGCTGCGCGCGCTCGCCTCGGCCATCAAGGAGCACACCCTCTCCCACCTCGACACGTACCTGGAGGCCTTCGAGCGGCACGCGACGGCCAACGGCATCCAGGTCCACTGGGCCGCCGATGCCGCCGAGCACAACCGCATCGTGCTCGACCTGCTGCGCCGACACGGGGCGCGGCGGGTCGTCAAGAGCAAGTCCATGCTGACGGAAGAATGCGGCCTCAACCCGTTCCTGGAGGCCCACGGCATCGAGGTGGTGGACACCGACCTGGGCGAGCGCATCGTGCAGCTGGCGAACGACGCCCCGAGCCACATCGTCATGCCCGCCATCCACTACCGGCAGGAGGAGATCGGCGCCCTCTTTCACGCGAAGATGGGCACGGAGGCCGGGGCGGACGAGCCGGCCTACCTGGCCGCGGCCGCCCGGCGGGACCTGCGCCGGCGCTTCCTGGAAGCCGACGCGGCGATCACCGGCGTCAACTTCGCCGTCGCAGAGACGGGCGGGTTCGTCGTCTGCACGAACGAGGGCAACGCCGACCTGGGGGCCCACCTGGCGCCGCTCCACATTGCCTGCATGGGCCTCGAGAAGGTCATCCCGCGCCTGGACGACCTGGGCGTGTTCCTGCGCCTGCTGGCCCGGAGTGCGACGGGACAGCCGATCACGGTCTACACCTCCCACTTCCACCGGCCGCCGCCCGGGCGCGCGCTGCACGTGGTGCTGGTGGACAACGGCCGCTCGGCCCAGCTTGCCCGCCCGGCCTACCGGGCCTCGCTCAAGTGCATCCGTTGCGGCGCCTGCATGAACACCTGCCCGGTCTACCGGCGCAGCGGCGGGCACAGCTACGGCGCCCCGGTGCCCGGTCCCATCGGCTCCATCCTGATGCCCGGCGCCGATCCCGTGCGCTACGCGTCGCTGCCCTTTGCCTCCACACTGTGCGGCTCCTGCAGCGACGTCTGCCCGGTGCAGATCGACATCCACGACCAGCTCTACGCCTGGCGCCAGGACGTCACCCGGGCCGGGGGCGTCTCCCGGGCGAAGCGGTGGTTCATGCAGATGGCCGGCTGGCTCCTCGCTCACCCGCGCCGTTACAGGGTCGCGGGGGCCGCCCTGCGCCGGCTCCTGCGCCACCTGCCCCGCCGCCTCCTCTATGCCCGGCCGAACACCTGGGGACGGGCCCGGGAGCTCCCCCCGGTGCCGCCGCAGACATTCCGCGACTGGTACCGGACCCACCGCCCTGCCCCGGAACACCCCGCTGACATGCCATGA
- a CDS encoding LutC/YkgG family protein codes for MNSRTKILEAVARHRPPPRPHPGLPSFPAPGNDLAARFREAAAGVNATCLTGSLDTLGDVVRARYPGARVIAALEPDLLPGTQVIDATTAPAELATIDLLVCRGTLGVAESGAVWVRAAPAGHRAALFLAEHLLLLLPADRLVWNLHQAYDRLDVAAEDFGVFVAGPSKTADIAQALVIGAHGPRSVTVYLIPDTKISF; via the coding sequence ATGAACAGCCGCACGAAGATCCTGGAGGCCGTGGCCCGCCATCGCCCGCCGCCCCGCCCCCATCCCGGCCTGCCGTCCTTTCCCGCCCCCGGGAATGACCTGGCGGCGCGCTTCCGGGAGGCGGCGGCCGGCGTGAACGCAACCTGCCTCACGGGCTCCCTCGACACCCTGGGCGACGTCGTCCGGGCACGGTATCCCGGCGCCCGGGTGATCGCCGCCCTCGAGCCGGACCTGCTGCCCGGGACGCAGGTGATCGACGCCACGACCGCCCCGGCGGAGCTGGCTACGATCGACCTGCTCGTGTGCCGCGGCACGCTCGGCGTGGCCGAAAGCGGCGCCGTGTGGGTGCGGGCCGCGCCCGCCGGGCATCGTGCCGCACTGTTCCTGGCCGAACACCTGCTGCTCCTGCTCCCTGCCGACCGCCTCGTCTGGAACCTGCACCAGGCCTACGACCGCCTCGACGTGGCGGCGGAGGACTTCGGCGTCTTCGTGGCCGGCCCCTCGAAAACCGCCGACATCGCCCAGGCCCTCGTCATCGGCGCCCACGGCCCCCGCAGCGTGACGGTCTACCTGATCCCGGATACGAAAATCTCTTTTTGA